The genomic stretch TGTTTTCGCACCGGGTTGCGAAGAAGTACCGGCAACTACACTGATGCCCGGTATATTCGATTCAATCATCTGCCCTACGGATACAACAGGTAATGCCTCCAGTTTTTCTGTAGTCAGAACAGAAGCAGATCCCGTATAAGTTGCCTTCTTGAAATCTCCATATCCGGTAACGACCACTTCGTCCAACGTATTGGCATCTTCTTTCAATACAATATGAAAGTCTCCCTTCCCTTTTGTCGGAATATCCTGTGCCAGATATCCTATATAGCTCACAACCAACGAAGCGGATTCGTCCACTTCCAACGTAAACTTTCCATTAAAGTCGGTGATAACCCCATTGGTGCTTCTACCTTTTTCCACCACATTGGCACCAATCAGAGGTTCTCCCATTACATCTTTCACCACTCCCGTCACTCTTTTCTTTTTAGAACCAGGCCGCGAAACAGCTTTCTTCTCGATGAAATAGATTTTGTTGTTTCTGATCTCAAAAGTAAGATCAGTGCCTGAAAGGAGTCTTGTCAATGCCTCCTTCAGTGTAACATCTTTGAGTTGCATGGTTACCTTACGATTCACATCGACCAACTGGTCACTGAAAACCAAGCTCATACCAGTCTGACTTTTAATAGATGCCAGTACTTTTTCCACCCTCTCATTCTTAAAGTCTAAAGAGACTTTTTGCGACTGTGCTGAAACAGTAAAGCCAAATAAAAGGACTCCCAACAGCAGTAATGTCTTCATTTTGGTTCTTGCTTTCATTTTCATCAATAGTATTAGTTTGAAACAAAAGAATTTCTTATATAGGCTAACACATCACTCCAAAGAAGGTATGAGTCCATTTTTCATTTTTTAGAAAAAAAATAGATGCAAGTGTATTCACTCACATCTATTCCACTTTTCTTCTATAACCCTCGTTATTTAGAAGTTACTTCAAATACACCTTCTTCTATTTCCGTAAAAACAATATTCGAAACGGCTTCCAAATCATAGAGCACATCTGATGCATTGACTTTTCCTGTTGACAGAGTAAACCTGTTCTTCAATACCGCAGAATCTTTCACTATGAAATGAACATCATAATGTCTTTCCATTACCTTTATAATTTCACCGAGTGGAGTCAGATAAAAATTAAGGCTGTTGACACGCCATGCCGAAATCTGTTCCATATTATCCGGACGGGAGATCAGGCATTTCCCCGACTGACGGTTATATTCCGCACTCTCCCCCGGAACAAGTCTGTACTCCTTCGCATTATGATCTCTGAAAAGAATTCCTCCTTCATCCAAGGTTATCCAAATATTGGGTTCGGCGGAATATGCCTTTACATTGAATTTTGTTCCAGTTACTCTCACTTCCACCCCTTGCAAATCCACCTTAAAAGGGCGGTTCTCATCTTTGGCAACATTGAAATACCCTTCTCCCCAAAGCTCCACCGTACGATTGAACAATCCAAACTGCTTGGGATACCTCAAGCGAGAATCCGAGTTCAAATGTACAATACTGCCATCCTGTAAAATCACCCGGATCTGTTCACCATAAGGAACATTTATGTCAGCATATTCCGGTTCAGAGAAAATGCCCGTCCGGTTTGCCAAAAAGAACAAGGAAACACTTAAAAAAACAAACGGTAACAGCACAGCCGCCACCCACATCCATCTGCGACCAACCGGGCGTTGTCCGCGCTCACATTTTATCTCATTCATAAAACGCGCTTTCATCTTTACTTCAGGTATGGAATGCGAGTCAACACTTTCCGGCATCTCTTCCGACAACATCCCGATTTCCCAGTCAAAGCGTTCCGACAAATACTTATTACCTTCTTCCGTAGCAAACCAACCAACTACTTTCCGAGCTTCTTCAGGAGAAGCTTTGTTGTCAAGCACTTTATCTATCACCGACTCATCTATCTTCATAATCTATTTTTTTGTATATTTATAATAACACCTCATCACAACAAAAGTATGAGTACATTTCAGACTATTAAATTAATCCATATCACAGGAAACCATATAATTAAAGACTCTATCTCGTTACGGAGGGCTTTTATAGCCTGTGTGTAATGGGATTTCACAGTAGGAACAGTTATCCCCATCCTGTCGGCTATTTCCTGATTGGATAATCCATATTCTATTTTCAACAAGCAGATTTTTTGTTTCTGAGGAGGAAGTTTATCTATAGCAACCCGCAGGAATTT from Phocaeicola dorei encodes the following:
- a CDS encoding FecR family protein, whose amino-acid sequence is MKIDESVIDKVLDNKASPEEARKVVGWFATEEGNKYLSERFDWEIGMLSEEMPESVDSHSIPEVKMKARFMNEIKCERGQRPVGRRWMWVAAVLLPFVFLSVSLFFLANRTGIFSEPEYADINVPYGEQIRVILQDGSIVHLNSDSRLRYPKQFGLFNRTVELWGEGYFNVAKDENRPFKVDLQGVEVRVTGTKFNVKAYSAEPNIWITLDEGGILFRDHNAKEYRLVPGESAEYNRQSGKCLISRPDNMEQISAWRVNSLNFYLTPLGEIIKVMERHYDVHFIVKDSAVLKNRFTLSTGKVNASDVLYDLEAVSNIVFTEIEEGVFEVTSK